One window of the Camelus ferus isolate YT-003-E chromosome 12, BCGSAC_Cfer_1.0, whole genome shotgun sequence genome contains the following:
- the PAN2 gene encoding PAN2-PAN3 deadenylation complex catalytic subunit PAN2 isoform X5, whose amino-acid sequence MNFESLDPGLAEYAPAMHSALDPVLDAHLNPSLLQNVELDPEGVALEALPVQESVHIMEGVYSELHSVVAEVGVPVSVSHFDLHEEMLWVGSHGGHATSFFGPALERYSSFQVNGSDDIRQIQSLENGILFLTKNNLKYMTRGGLIIFDYLLDESEDMHSLLLTDSSTLLVGGLQNHILEIDLNTVQETQKYAVETPGVTIMRQTNRFFFCGHTSGKVSLRDLRTFKVEHEFDAFSGSLSDFDVHGNLLAACGFSSRLTGLACDRFLKVYDLRMMRAITPLQVHVDPAFLRFIPTYTSRLAIISQSGQCQFCEPTGLANPADIFHVNPVGPLLMTFDVSASKQALAFGDSEGCVHLWTDSPEPSFNPYSRETEFALPCLVDSLPPLDWSQDLLPLSLIPVPLTTDTLLSDWPAANSAPAPRRAPPVDAEILRTMKKVGFIGYAPNPRTRLRNQIPYRLKESDSEFDSFSQVTESPIGREEEPHLHMVSKKYRKVTIKYSKLGLEDFDFKHYNKTLFAGLEPHIPNAYCNCMIQVLYFLEPVRCLIQNHLCQKEFCLACELGFLFHMLDLSRGDPCQGSNFLRAFRTIPEASALGLILADSDEASGKGNLARLIQRWNRFILTQLHQDMQELEVPQAYRGAGGSSFCSSGDSVIGQLFSCEMENCSLCRCGSETVRASSTLLFTLSYPEGSNSDKTGKNCDFAQVLKRSICLEQNTQAWCDNCEKYQPTIQTRNIRHLPDILVINCEVNSLKEADFWRMQAEVAFKMAIKKHGGEISKSKEFALADWKELGSPEGMLMCPSIEELKNVWLPFSLRMKMTKNKGLDVCNWTDGDEMQWGPARAEEEHGVYVYDLMATVVHILDSRTGGSLVAHIKVGETYHQRKEGVTHQQWYLFNDFLIEPIDKHEAVQFDMNWKVPAILYYIKRNLNSKYNLNIKNPIEASVLLAEASLARKQRKTHTTFIPLMPNEMPQVGDLVGLDAEFVTLNEEEAELRSDGTKSTIKPSQMSVARITCVRGQGPNEGIPFIDDYISTQEQVVDYLTQYSGIKPGDLDAKISSKHLTTLKSTYLKLRFLIDIGVKFVGHGLQKDFRVINLMVPKDQVLDTVYLFHMPRKRMISLRFLAWYFLGSKLFRLYFPQT is encoded by the exons atgaacTTCGAGAGCCTGGACCCTGGACTGGCAGAGTATGCCCCGGCCATGCATTCTGCCCTGGATCCTGTCCTGGATGCCCATCTGAACCCAAGTCTGCTACAGAATGTGGAGCTGGACCCGGAGGGAGTGGCCTTAGAGGCTCTTCCTGTCCAGGAGTCAGTGCACATAATGGAAGGTGTCTACTCTGAGTTGCACAGTGTGGTGGCTGAAGTGGGTGTGCCTGTCTCCGTCTCCCACTTTGACTTGCACGAGGAGATGCTGTGGGTGGGAAGCCATGGG GGCCATGCCACTTCATTTTTCGGCCCAGCTTTGGAGCGCTACTCATCCTTTCAAGTCAATGGCAGTGATGACATTCGGCAGATCCAGAGCCTGGAGAATGGCATCCTTTTTCTCACAAAGAACAACCTCAAGTATATGACCCGTGGGGGTCTCATTATATTTGATTACCT GCTGGATGAGAGTGAGGATATGCACAGTCTCCTGCTGACTGACAGCAGCACTCTGCTCGTTGGTGGGCTGCAGAACCACATACTGGAGATTGACCTTAACACTGTCCAGGAGACTCAGAAG TATGCAGTTGAGACGCCTGGAGTCACTATCATGAGGCAGACAAATCGCTTCTTCTTCTGTGGCCATACATCTGGCAAG GTTTCCCTTCGAGACCTCCGTACTTTTAAGGTGGAGCATGAATTTGATGCTTTCTCAGGGAGCCTGTCGGATTTTGATGTGCACGGCAACCTGCTGGCTGCCTGTGGCTTCTCCAGCCGCCTCACCGGCCTGGCCTGTGACCGTTTCCTCAAGGTGTATGACCTGCGCATGATGCGTGCCATCACGCCACTTCAAGTACACGTGGATCCTGCCTTCTTGCGCTTCATCCCTACATATACCTCTCGTCTTGCTATTATCTCCCAGTCAG GGCAGTGCCAGTTTTGTGAGCCCACAGGCCTGGCCAACCCAGCGGACATCTTTCATGTGAATCCTGTGGGGCCTCTGCTGATGACGTTTGATGTGTCAGCCAGCAAGCAGGCCCTGGCCTTTGGGGATTCTGAGGGCTGTGTGCACCTCTGGACTGATTCCCCTGAACCTTCCTTCAACCCCTACTCCCGTGAGACCGAGTTTGCTTTGCCCTGTCTCGTGGACTCACTGCCTCCTCTGGACTGGAGCCAGGACCTGCTGCCTCTTTCCCTCATCCCTGTCCCACTCACCACTGACACGCTTCTCTCCGATTGGCCTGCTGCCAACTCTGCTCCGGCTCCCAG GCGAGCACCCCCTGTGGATGCAGAGATTCTGCGCACCATGAAGAAGGTGGGCTTCATTGGCTATGCGCCCAACCCCCGCACCAGGCTGCGCAATCAG aTTCCTTACCGACTCAAGGAGTCCGACAGTGAATTTGACAGCTTCAGCCAGGTCACTGAGTCACCCATAGGACGGGAAGAGGAGCCACATCTCCACATGGTCTCTAAGAAATACCGCAAG GTGACCATCAAATACTCCAAGCTAGGGCTGGAGGACTTTGACTTCAAACACTACAATAAGACACTATTTGCTGGGTTAGAGCCCCACATCCCCAATGCCTACTGTAACTGCATGATCCAG GTGCTCTATTTCCTGGAACCTGTTCGCTGTCTAATCCAGAACCACCTTTGCCAAAAGGAATTCTGCCTGGCATGCGAACTGGGCTTCCTCTTCCACATGTTGGACCTCTCCCGAGGTGACCCTTGTCAG GGCAGTAACTTTCTTCGGGCGTTCCGCACCATTCCTGAGGCCTCAGCCCTTGGTCTGATTCTGGCTGACTCGGATGAGGCTTCAGGCAAGGGCAATCTGGCCAGGCTCATTCAGAGGTGGAATCGCTTCATCCTCACTCAACTGCATCAAGATATGCAGGAGCTGGAAGTACCCCAGGCTTATCGAGGTGCTGGAGGCAG CAGCTTTTGCTCATCGGGGGACTCTGTCATCGGGCAGCTGTTCAGCTGTGAGATGGAAAACTGCAGCCTCTGCCGCTGTGGCAGTGAGACCGTGCGAGCCTCATCCACCCTCCTCTTCACACTCTCCTACCCTGAGGGTAGCAACAGTG ATAAAACTGGGAAGAACTGTGACTTTGCTCAGGTGCTGAAGCGAAGTATCTGCCTGGAGCAGAATACACAGGCCTGGTGTGACAACTGTGAGAAGTACCAGCCCACG attcaGACCCGCAACATCCGCCATCTGCCAGATATTCTTGTCATCAATTGTGAGGTGAATAGCCTGAAAGAAGCTGATTTCTGGAGAATGCAGGCTGAG GTTGCCTTCAAGATGGCAATAAAAAAGCATGGTGGGGAGATCTCCAAGAGCAAGGAGTTTGCTTTGGCTGACTG GAAGGAACTAGGGAGTCCAGAGGGCATGCTGATGTGTCCCTCCATTGAGGAGCTGAAGAATGTCtggcttcctttctcccttcGAATGAAGATGACTAAGAACAAAGGGCTGGATGTTTGCAATTGGACTGATGGGGATGAGATGCAG TGGGGCCCagccagggcagaggaggagcaTGGTGTCTATGTGTATGACCTGATGGCTACTGTGGTACACATCCTGGACTCACGCACAGGGGGCAGCCTGGTGGCTCACATCAAAGTTGGAGAGACCTACCACCAGCGCAAAGAG GGCGTTACCCACCAGCAGTGGTATCTCTTCAATGACTTTCTCATTGAACCTATTGATAAG caTGAAGCTGTGCAGTTTGACATGAACTGGAAAGTGCCTGCTATCCTTTATTACATCAAAAGGAATCTTAATTCCAAATACAACCTGAATA TCAAGAACCCTATTGAGGCAAGTGTTCTACTGGCTGAAGCCTCACTAGCACGGAAGCAGCGGAAAACACATACTACCTTTATTCCACTGATGCCAAATGAGATGCCACAGGTTGGGGACCTGGTGGGCTTAGACGCTGAGTTTGTCACCCTTAATGAG GAGGAAGCAGAGCTGCGCAGTGATGGCACCAAGTCTACAATCAAGCCTAGCCAGATGTCAGTAGCGAGGATTACCTGCGTTAGGGGCCAGGGACCCAATGAAGGCATCCCCTTCATTGATGACTACATCTCTACCCAGGAGCAG GTGGTGGATTACTTGACTCAGTACTCGGGGATAAAGCCAGGAGACCTTGATGCCAAGATTTCCTCTAAGCACCTCACAACTCTGAAGTCTACCTATTTAAAGCTTCGTTTTCTCATAGACATTGGAGTCAAGTTTGTGGGTCATGGTCTGCAGAAGGACTTCCGGGTTATCAACCTCATG GTGCCCAAGGACCAAGTCCTTGacactgtttatctatttcacatgCCCCGAAAGCGAATGATTTCCCTGCGATTCCTTGCTTGGTACTTTCTAG GTTCCAAACTATTCCGCCTCTACTTCCCCCAGACCTGA
- the PAN2 gene encoding PAN2-PAN3 deadenylation complex catalytic subunit PAN2 isoform X3 encodes MNFESLDPGLAEYAPAMHSALDPVLDAHLNPSLLQNVELDPEGVALEALPVQESVHIMEGVYSELHSVVAEVGVPVSVSHFDLHEEMLWVGSHGGHATSFFGPALERYSSFQVNGSDDIRQIQSLENGILFLTKNNLKYMTRGGLIIFDYLLDESEDMHSLLLTDSSTLLVGGLQNHILEIDLNTVQETQKYAVETPGVTIMRQTNRFFFCGHTSGKVSLRDLRTFKVEHEFDAFSGSLSDFDVHGNLLAACGFSSRLTGLACDRFLKVYDLRMMRAITPLQVHVDPAFLRFIPTYTSRLAIISQSGQCQFCEPTGLANPADIFHVNPVGPLLMTFDVSASKQALAFGDSEGCVHLWTDSPEPSFNPYSRETEFALPCLVDSLPPLDWSQDLLPLSLIPVPLTTDTLLSDWPAANSAPAPRRAPPVDAEILRTMKKVGFIGYAPNPRTRLRNQIPYRLKESDSEFDSFSQVTESPIGREEEPHLHMVSKKYRKVTIKYSKLGLEDFDFKHYNKTLFAGLEPHIPNAYCNCMIQVLYFLEPVRCLIQNHLCQKEFCLACELGFLFHMLDLSRGDPCQGSNFLRAFRTIPEASALGLILADSDEASGKGNLARLIQRWNRFILTQLHQDMQELEVPQAYRGAGGSSFCSSGDSVIGQLFSCEMENCSLCRCGSETVRASSTLLFTLSYPEDKTGKNCDFAQVLKRSICLEQNTQAWCDNCEKYQPTIQTRNIRHLPDILVINCEVNSLKEADFWRMQAEVAFKMAIKKHGGEISKSKEFALADWKELGSPEGMLMCPSIEELKNVWLPFSLRMKMTKNKGLDVCNWTDGDEMQWGPARAEEEHGVYVYDLMATVVHILDSRTGGSLVAHIKVGETYHQRKEGVTHQQWYLFNDFLIEPIDKHEAVQFDMNWKVPAILYYIKRNLNSKYNLNIKNPIEASVLLAEASLARKQRKTHTTFIPLMPNEMPQVGDLVGLDAEFVTLNEEEAELRSDGTKSTIKPSQMSVARITCVRGQGPNEGIPFIDDYISTQEQVVDYLTQYSGIKPGDLDAKISSKHLTTLKSTYLKLRFLIDIGVKFVGHGLQKDFRVINLMVPKDQVLDTVYLFHMPRKRMISLRFLAWYFLDLKIQGETHDSIEDARTALQLYRKYLELSKNGTEPESFHKVLKGLYEKGRKMDWKVPEPEGQTSPKNAAVFSSVLPL; translated from the exons atgaacTTCGAGAGCCTGGACCCTGGACTGGCAGAGTATGCCCCGGCCATGCATTCTGCCCTGGATCCTGTCCTGGATGCCCATCTGAACCCAAGTCTGCTACAGAATGTGGAGCTGGACCCGGAGGGAGTGGCCTTAGAGGCTCTTCCTGTCCAGGAGTCAGTGCACATAATGGAAGGTGTCTACTCTGAGTTGCACAGTGTGGTGGCTGAAGTGGGTGTGCCTGTCTCCGTCTCCCACTTTGACTTGCACGAGGAGATGCTGTGGGTGGGAAGCCATGGG GGCCATGCCACTTCATTTTTCGGCCCAGCTTTGGAGCGCTACTCATCCTTTCAAGTCAATGGCAGTGATGACATTCGGCAGATCCAGAGCCTGGAGAATGGCATCCTTTTTCTCACAAAGAACAACCTCAAGTATATGACCCGTGGGGGTCTCATTATATTTGATTACCT GCTGGATGAGAGTGAGGATATGCACAGTCTCCTGCTGACTGACAGCAGCACTCTGCTCGTTGGTGGGCTGCAGAACCACATACTGGAGATTGACCTTAACACTGTCCAGGAGACTCAGAAG TATGCAGTTGAGACGCCTGGAGTCACTATCATGAGGCAGACAAATCGCTTCTTCTTCTGTGGCCATACATCTGGCAAG GTTTCCCTTCGAGACCTCCGTACTTTTAAGGTGGAGCATGAATTTGATGCTTTCTCAGGGAGCCTGTCGGATTTTGATGTGCACGGCAACCTGCTGGCTGCCTGTGGCTTCTCCAGCCGCCTCACCGGCCTGGCCTGTGACCGTTTCCTCAAGGTGTATGACCTGCGCATGATGCGTGCCATCACGCCACTTCAAGTACACGTGGATCCTGCCTTCTTGCGCTTCATCCCTACATATACCTCTCGTCTTGCTATTATCTCCCAGTCAG GGCAGTGCCAGTTTTGTGAGCCCACAGGCCTGGCCAACCCAGCGGACATCTTTCATGTGAATCCTGTGGGGCCTCTGCTGATGACGTTTGATGTGTCAGCCAGCAAGCAGGCCCTGGCCTTTGGGGATTCTGAGGGCTGTGTGCACCTCTGGACTGATTCCCCTGAACCTTCCTTCAACCCCTACTCCCGTGAGACCGAGTTTGCTTTGCCCTGTCTCGTGGACTCACTGCCTCCTCTGGACTGGAGCCAGGACCTGCTGCCTCTTTCCCTCATCCCTGTCCCACTCACCACTGACACGCTTCTCTCCGATTGGCCTGCTGCCAACTCTGCTCCGGCTCCCAG GCGAGCACCCCCTGTGGATGCAGAGATTCTGCGCACCATGAAGAAGGTGGGCTTCATTGGCTATGCGCCCAACCCCCGCACCAGGCTGCGCAATCAG aTTCCTTACCGACTCAAGGAGTCCGACAGTGAATTTGACAGCTTCAGCCAGGTCACTGAGTCACCCATAGGACGGGAAGAGGAGCCACATCTCCACATGGTCTCTAAGAAATACCGCAAG GTGACCATCAAATACTCCAAGCTAGGGCTGGAGGACTTTGACTTCAAACACTACAATAAGACACTATTTGCTGGGTTAGAGCCCCACATCCCCAATGCCTACTGTAACTGCATGATCCAG GTGCTCTATTTCCTGGAACCTGTTCGCTGTCTAATCCAGAACCACCTTTGCCAAAAGGAATTCTGCCTGGCATGCGAACTGGGCTTCCTCTTCCACATGTTGGACCTCTCCCGAGGTGACCCTTGTCAG GGCAGTAACTTTCTTCGGGCGTTCCGCACCATTCCTGAGGCCTCAGCCCTTGGTCTGATTCTGGCTGACTCGGATGAGGCTTCAGGCAAGGGCAATCTGGCCAGGCTCATTCAGAGGTGGAATCGCTTCATCCTCACTCAACTGCATCAAGATATGCAGGAGCTGGAAGTACCCCAGGCTTATCGAGGTGCTGGAGGCAG CAGCTTTTGCTCATCGGGGGACTCTGTCATCGGGCAGCTGTTCAGCTGTGAGATGGAAAACTGCAGCCTCTGCCGCTGTGGCAGTGAGACCGTGCGAGCCTCATCCACCCTCCTCTTCACACTCTCCTACCCTGAGG ATAAAACTGGGAAGAACTGTGACTTTGCTCAGGTGCTGAAGCGAAGTATCTGCCTGGAGCAGAATACACAGGCCTGGTGTGACAACTGTGAGAAGTACCAGCCCACG attcaGACCCGCAACATCCGCCATCTGCCAGATATTCTTGTCATCAATTGTGAGGTGAATAGCCTGAAAGAAGCTGATTTCTGGAGAATGCAGGCTGAG GTTGCCTTCAAGATGGCAATAAAAAAGCATGGTGGGGAGATCTCCAAGAGCAAGGAGTTTGCTTTGGCTGACTG GAAGGAACTAGGGAGTCCAGAGGGCATGCTGATGTGTCCCTCCATTGAGGAGCTGAAGAATGTCtggcttcctttctcccttcGAATGAAGATGACTAAGAACAAAGGGCTGGATGTTTGCAATTGGACTGATGGGGATGAGATGCAG TGGGGCCCagccagggcagaggaggagcaTGGTGTCTATGTGTATGACCTGATGGCTACTGTGGTACACATCCTGGACTCACGCACAGGGGGCAGCCTGGTGGCTCACATCAAAGTTGGAGAGACCTACCACCAGCGCAAAGAG GGCGTTACCCACCAGCAGTGGTATCTCTTCAATGACTTTCTCATTGAACCTATTGATAAG caTGAAGCTGTGCAGTTTGACATGAACTGGAAAGTGCCTGCTATCCTTTATTACATCAAAAGGAATCTTAATTCCAAATACAACCTGAATA TCAAGAACCCTATTGAGGCAAGTGTTCTACTGGCTGAAGCCTCACTAGCACGGAAGCAGCGGAAAACACATACTACCTTTATTCCACTGATGCCAAATGAGATGCCACAGGTTGGGGACCTGGTGGGCTTAGACGCTGAGTTTGTCACCCTTAATGAG GAGGAAGCAGAGCTGCGCAGTGATGGCACCAAGTCTACAATCAAGCCTAGCCAGATGTCAGTAGCGAGGATTACCTGCGTTAGGGGCCAGGGACCCAATGAAGGCATCCCCTTCATTGATGACTACATCTCTACCCAGGAGCAG GTGGTGGATTACTTGACTCAGTACTCGGGGATAAAGCCAGGAGACCTTGATGCCAAGATTTCCTCTAAGCACCTCACAACTCTGAAGTCTACCTATTTAAAGCTTCGTTTTCTCATAGACATTGGAGTCAAGTTTGTGGGTCATGGTCTGCAGAAGGACTTCCGGGTTATCAACCTCATG GTGCCCAAGGACCAAGTCCTTGacactgtttatctatttcacatgCCCCGAAAGCGAATGATTTCCCTGCGATTCCTTGCTTGGTACTTTCTAG ACCTGAAGATTCAAGGGGAGACCCATGACAGTATTGAGGATGCCCGCACAGCTCTTCAGCTTTACCGAAAGTATCTGGAACTAAGCAAAAATGGCACTGAGCCTGAGTCCTTCCACAAAGTGCTCAAGGGCCTTTATGAGAAAGGCCGAAAGATGGACTGGAAGGTGCCTGAGCCTGAGGGCCAGACAAGTCCCAAGA ATGCAGCTGTCTTCTCCTCAGTGCTGCCGCTCTGA
- the PAN2 gene encoding PAN2-PAN3 deadenylation complex catalytic subunit PAN2 isoform X1: MNFESLDPGLAEYAPAMHSALDPVLDAHLNPSLLQNVELDPEGVALEALPVQESVHIMEGVYSELHSVVAEVGVPVSVSHFDLHEEMLWVGSHGGHATSFFGPALERYSSFQVNGSDDIRQIQSLENGILFLTKNNLKYMTRGGLIIFDYLLDESEDMHSLLLTDSSTLLVGGLQNHILEIDLNTVQETQKYAVETPGVTIMRQTNRFFFCGHTSGKVSLRDLRTFKVEHEFDAFSGSLSDFDVHGNLLAACGFSSRLTGLACDRFLKVYDLRMMRAITPLQVHVDPAFLRFIPTYTSRLAIISQSGQCQFCEPTGLANPADIFHVNPVGPLLMTFDVSASKQALAFGDSEGCVHLWTDSPEPSFNPYSRETEFALPCLVDSLPPLDWSQDLLPLSLIPVPLTTDTLLSDWPAANSAPAPRRAPPVDAEILRTMKKVGFIGYAPNPRTRLRNQIPYRLKESDSEFDSFSQVTESPIGREEEPHLHMVSKKYRKVTIKYSKLGLEDFDFKHYNKTLFAGLEPHIPNAYCNCMIQVLYFLEPVRCLIQNHLCQKEFCLACELGFLFHMLDLSRGDPCQGSNFLRAFRTIPEASALGLILADSDEASGKGNLARLIQRWNRFILTQLHQDMQELEVPQAYRGAGGSSFCSSGDSVIGQLFSCEMENCSLCRCGSETVRASSTLLFTLSYPEGSNSDKTGKNCDFAQVLKRSICLEQNTQAWCDNCEKYQPTIQTRNIRHLPDILVINCEVNSLKEADFWRMQAEVAFKMAIKKHGGEISKSKEFALADWKELGSPEGMLMCPSIEELKNVWLPFSLRMKMTKNKGLDVCNWTDGDEMQWGPARAEEEHGVYVYDLMATVVHILDSRTGGSLVAHIKVGETYHQRKEGVTHQQWYLFNDFLIEPIDKHEAVQFDMNWKVPAILYYIKRNLNSKYNLNIKNPIEASVLLAEASLARKQRKTHTTFIPLMPNEMPQVGDLVGLDAEFVTLNEEEAELRSDGTKSTIKPSQMSVARITCVRGQGPNEGIPFIDDYISTQEQVVDYLTQYSGIKPGDLDAKISSKHLTTLKSTYLKLRFLIDIGVKFVGHGLQKDFRVINLMVPKDQVLDTVYLFHMPRKRMISLRFLAWYFLDLKIQGETHDSIEDARTALQLYRKYLELSKNGTEPESFHKVLKGLYEKGRKMDWKVPEPEGQTSPKNAAVFSSVLPL, from the exons atgaacTTCGAGAGCCTGGACCCTGGACTGGCAGAGTATGCCCCGGCCATGCATTCTGCCCTGGATCCTGTCCTGGATGCCCATCTGAACCCAAGTCTGCTACAGAATGTGGAGCTGGACCCGGAGGGAGTGGCCTTAGAGGCTCTTCCTGTCCAGGAGTCAGTGCACATAATGGAAGGTGTCTACTCTGAGTTGCACAGTGTGGTGGCTGAAGTGGGTGTGCCTGTCTCCGTCTCCCACTTTGACTTGCACGAGGAGATGCTGTGGGTGGGAAGCCATGGG GGCCATGCCACTTCATTTTTCGGCCCAGCTTTGGAGCGCTACTCATCCTTTCAAGTCAATGGCAGTGATGACATTCGGCAGATCCAGAGCCTGGAGAATGGCATCCTTTTTCTCACAAAGAACAACCTCAAGTATATGACCCGTGGGGGTCTCATTATATTTGATTACCT GCTGGATGAGAGTGAGGATATGCACAGTCTCCTGCTGACTGACAGCAGCACTCTGCTCGTTGGTGGGCTGCAGAACCACATACTGGAGATTGACCTTAACACTGTCCAGGAGACTCAGAAG TATGCAGTTGAGACGCCTGGAGTCACTATCATGAGGCAGACAAATCGCTTCTTCTTCTGTGGCCATACATCTGGCAAG GTTTCCCTTCGAGACCTCCGTACTTTTAAGGTGGAGCATGAATTTGATGCTTTCTCAGGGAGCCTGTCGGATTTTGATGTGCACGGCAACCTGCTGGCTGCCTGTGGCTTCTCCAGCCGCCTCACCGGCCTGGCCTGTGACCGTTTCCTCAAGGTGTATGACCTGCGCATGATGCGTGCCATCACGCCACTTCAAGTACACGTGGATCCTGCCTTCTTGCGCTTCATCCCTACATATACCTCTCGTCTTGCTATTATCTCCCAGTCAG GGCAGTGCCAGTTTTGTGAGCCCACAGGCCTGGCCAACCCAGCGGACATCTTTCATGTGAATCCTGTGGGGCCTCTGCTGATGACGTTTGATGTGTCAGCCAGCAAGCAGGCCCTGGCCTTTGGGGATTCTGAGGGCTGTGTGCACCTCTGGACTGATTCCCCTGAACCTTCCTTCAACCCCTACTCCCGTGAGACCGAGTTTGCTTTGCCCTGTCTCGTGGACTCACTGCCTCCTCTGGACTGGAGCCAGGACCTGCTGCCTCTTTCCCTCATCCCTGTCCCACTCACCACTGACACGCTTCTCTCCGATTGGCCTGCTGCCAACTCTGCTCCGGCTCCCAG GCGAGCACCCCCTGTGGATGCAGAGATTCTGCGCACCATGAAGAAGGTGGGCTTCATTGGCTATGCGCCCAACCCCCGCACCAGGCTGCGCAATCAG aTTCCTTACCGACTCAAGGAGTCCGACAGTGAATTTGACAGCTTCAGCCAGGTCACTGAGTCACCCATAGGACGGGAAGAGGAGCCACATCTCCACATGGTCTCTAAGAAATACCGCAAG GTGACCATCAAATACTCCAAGCTAGGGCTGGAGGACTTTGACTTCAAACACTACAATAAGACACTATTTGCTGGGTTAGAGCCCCACATCCCCAATGCCTACTGTAACTGCATGATCCAG GTGCTCTATTTCCTGGAACCTGTTCGCTGTCTAATCCAGAACCACCTTTGCCAAAAGGAATTCTGCCTGGCATGCGAACTGGGCTTCCTCTTCCACATGTTGGACCTCTCCCGAGGTGACCCTTGTCAG GGCAGTAACTTTCTTCGGGCGTTCCGCACCATTCCTGAGGCCTCAGCCCTTGGTCTGATTCTGGCTGACTCGGATGAGGCTTCAGGCAAGGGCAATCTGGCCAGGCTCATTCAGAGGTGGAATCGCTTCATCCTCACTCAACTGCATCAAGATATGCAGGAGCTGGAAGTACCCCAGGCTTATCGAGGTGCTGGAGGCAG CAGCTTTTGCTCATCGGGGGACTCTGTCATCGGGCAGCTGTTCAGCTGTGAGATGGAAAACTGCAGCCTCTGCCGCTGTGGCAGTGAGACCGTGCGAGCCTCATCCACCCTCCTCTTCACACTCTCCTACCCTGAGGGTAGCAACAGTG ATAAAACTGGGAAGAACTGTGACTTTGCTCAGGTGCTGAAGCGAAGTATCTGCCTGGAGCAGAATACACAGGCCTGGTGTGACAACTGTGAGAAGTACCAGCCCACG attcaGACCCGCAACATCCGCCATCTGCCAGATATTCTTGTCATCAATTGTGAGGTGAATAGCCTGAAAGAAGCTGATTTCTGGAGAATGCAGGCTGAG GTTGCCTTCAAGATGGCAATAAAAAAGCATGGTGGGGAGATCTCCAAGAGCAAGGAGTTTGCTTTGGCTGACTG GAAGGAACTAGGGAGTCCAGAGGGCATGCTGATGTGTCCCTCCATTGAGGAGCTGAAGAATGTCtggcttcctttctcccttcGAATGAAGATGACTAAGAACAAAGGGCTGGATGTTTGCAATTGGACTGATGGGGATGAGATGCAG TGGGGCCCagccagggcagaggaggagcaTGGTGTCTATGTGTATGACCTGATGGCTACTGTGGTACACATCCTGGACTCACGCACAGGGGGCAGCCTGGTGGCTCACATCAAAGTTGGAGAGACCTACCACCAGCGCAAAGAG GGCGTTACCCACCAGCAGTGGTATCTCTTCAATGACTTTCTCATTGAACCTATTGATAAG caTGAAGCTGTGCAGTTTGACATGAACTGGAAAGTGCCTGCTATCCTTTATTACATCAAAAGGAATCTTAATTCCAAATACAACCTGAATA TCAAGAACCCTATTGAGGCAAGTGTTCTACTGGCTGAAGCCTCACTAGCACGGAAGCAGCGGAAAACACATACTACCTTTATTCCACTGATGCCAAATGAGATGCCACAGGTTGGGGACCTGGTGGGCTTAGACGCTGAGTTTGTCACCCTTAATGAG GAGGAAGCAGAGCTGCGCAGTGATGGCACCAAGTCTACAATCAAGCCTAGCCAGATGTCAGTAGCGAGGATTACCTGCGTTAGGGGCCAGGGACCCAATGAAGGCATCCCCTTCATTGATGACTACATCTCTACCCAGGAGCAG GTGGTGGATTACTTGACTCAGTACTCGGGGATAAAGCCAGGAGACCTTGATGCCAAGATTTCCTCTAAGCACCTCACAACTCTGAAGTCTACCTATTTAAAGCTTCGTTTTCTCATAGACATTGGAGTCAAGTTTGTGGGTCATGGTCTGCAGAAGGACTTCCGGGTTATCAACCTCATG GTGCCCAAGGACCAAGTCCTTGacactgtttatctatttcacatgCCCCGAAAGCGAATGATTTCCCTGCGATTCCTTGCTTGGTACTTTCTAG ACCTGAAGATTCAAGGGGAGACCCATGACAGTATTGAGGATGCCCGCACAGCTCTTCAGCTTTACCGAAAGTATCTGGAACTAAGCAAAAATGGCACTGAGCCTGAGTCCTTCCACAAAGTGCTCAAGGGCCTTTATGAGAAAGGCCGAAAGATGGACTGGAAGGTGCCTGAGCCTGAGGGCCAGACAAGTCCCAAGA ATGCAGCTGTCTTCTCCTCAGTGCTGCCGCTCTGA